One Tolypothrix bouteillei VB521301 DNA window includes the following coding sequences:
- a CDS encoding TldD/PmbA family protein — translation MPNITEIATYAKENAEKLGIKKFDIYGSSADQTSVQVDRGEPKQVKASNLSGVTVRVWNEDNTMGVTTTTDVDPKGLELALKTAYEASFFGVKENVPDFSPESTVPIEHSSEEKAPQVPVAQLIESLLTAEKELMSAHPAIKGVPYNSLAQRDIDRFYLNSDGALRTESHSVASVYLYSKTEEDGKKPRSAGAFRISRGLDNLDINGCIQETAEKTISHLNYEKIKSGKYRVVFSPDAFLSLLGAFSNIFNAQSILDKQSLSTPDDLGKQIASPLLSVADDALHPANVGAEAFDGEGTPTRRISLIENGVLTNFLHSAGTAKRMNATPTGHANIGAKVTVSPNFYHVFATSATPERELNLETAENVILIDNLQALHAGVKALQGSFSLPFDGWLVNKGEKVSIESATVAGDFLEVLKSIIFVEQEAELTPGGVCPRVWVDELSITGE, via the coding sequence ATGCCCAATATTACTGAAATTGCGACTTACGCCAAGGAAAATGCAGAAAAGCTTGGCATCAAAAAATTTGACATTTATGGCTCAAGTGCAGACCAAACCAGCGTACAAGTAGATCGCGGTGAACCAAAGCAAGTCAAAGCTTCCAATCTTTCTGGTGTCACTGTACGCGTTTGGAATGAAGACAATACAATGGGTGTCACCACAACGACAGATGTAGACCCCAAAGGGCTAGAGTTAGCTTTGAAAACGGCATATGAAGCAAGTTTCTTTGGTGTAAAAGAAAATGTGCCAGATTTTAGCCCAGAATCAACTGTTCCCATAGAGCATTCCTCTGAAGAAAAAGCACCTCAAGTCCCTGTTGCTCAACTTATTGAAAGCTTGTTAACAGCTGAGAAAGAGTTAATGAGCGCTCATCCGGCGATTAAGGGAGTGCCTTACAATAGTTTGGCGCAAAGAGATATCGATCGCTTCTATCTCAACAGTGATGGTGCGTTGAGAACAGAATCTCACTCCGTCGCATCAGTTTATCTTTACAGCAAAACAGAAGAAGACGGTAAAAAACCCCGCAGTGCTGGTGCTTTTAGAATTAGCAGGGGTTTGGACAATTTAGATATTAATGGTTGTATCCAGGAAACTGCAGAGAAAACTATTAGCCACTTGAATTATGAAAAAATCAAGTCGGGTAAATATCGAGTTGTTTTCTCCCCGGATGCTTTTTTGAGTTTGCTAGGTGCTTTTTCTAACATATTCAACGCTCAGAGTATTTTGGACAAGCAAAGCTTATCGACTCCTGATGATTTAGGTAAGCAAATTGCTTCTCCTCTGCTTTCAGTTGCTGATGATGCTCTACATCCAGCCAATGTTGGTGCAGAAGCTTTCGATGGTGAAGGAACTCCCACTCGCCGCATTTCACTCATTGAGAATGGCGTTTTAACCAACTTTCTCCACAGTGCAGGTACTGCAAAAAGAATGAACGCAACCCCAACGGGTCATGCCAATATTGGTGCAAAAGTTACTGTTAGCCCCAATTTTTATCATGTCTTTGCAACTTCTGCGACTCCCGAACGGGAATTGAACTTGGAAACGGCTGAGAATGTCATTTTGATTGATAATTTACAAGCCCTTCACGCTGGGGTGAAAGCTTTACAAGGTTCTTTCTCTCTACCGTTTGATGGTTGGTTGGTGAACAAAGGTGAGAAAGTTAGTATTGAGTCAGCTACTGTTGCAGGAGATTTTCTCGAAGTCCTCAAGTCTATTATTTTTGTGGAACAAGAGGCGGAATTAACTCCTGGCGGGGTTTGTCCCAGAGTTTGGGTTGACGAACTCTCTATTACTGGTGAGTAG
- a CDS encoding FMN-dependent NADH-azoreductase, which produces MAHLLHIDSSPRGERSHSRKLTREFVEAWKQAHPGDTVNYRDVGCNPVPHVDEQWIVAAHTPPEQRTPQLQEGILISDRLIDEFLAADLYVIGIPMYNFSIPSTFKAYIDQIVRPTRTFVFEPEDSTNPYKPLVLGKKMFIITARGTSGYGSGGKYENCNYQNPYLAAVFGFIGITDITFINVENDESGGKKLADSIAAARIQMAQLLGG; this is translated from the coding sequence ATGGCACACCTGTTACATATTGATTCCAGTCCCAGAGGAGAACGTTCGCACTCTCGCAAGCTCACAAGAGAATTTGTTGAGGCTTGGAAGCAAGCTCATCCGGGTGATACCGTCAACTATCGAGATGTCGGTTGCAATCCAGTTCCTCATGTCGATGAACAGTGGATTGTAGCAGCTCATACACCGCCAGAGCAACGAACCCCTCAACTCCAAGAGGGAATTCTTATTAGCGATCGCCTGATAGACGAATTCTTAGCTGCCGATCTCTACGTCATTGGCATTCCCATGTATAATTTCTCCATTCCCAGTACTTTCAAAGCTTATATCGATCAAATTGTCCGCCCAACGCGGACATTTGTGTTTGAACCAGAAGATTCTACAAACCCTTACAAACCGCTCGTGCTGGGTAAAAAAATGTTTATCATCACAGCACGAGGGACTTCCGGCTATGGATCTGGTGGGAAATACGAGAATTGTAATTATCAAAACCCTTACCTTGCAGCAGTCTTTGGGTTTATAGGCATCACTGACATCACGTTTATTAATGTTGAAAATGATGAGTCTGGTGGGAAAAAGTTAGCCGATTCGATCGCAGCTGCTCGTATCCAAATGGCTCAACTGCTTGGAGGGTAA
- a CDS encoding TetR/AcrR family transcriptional regulator, with protein sequence MLEDATRVCLELGYDLIDMDILSREAHVAKRTIYQNFGGKEELFGAVVRHLSDTILRMLFLRSTV encoded by the coding sequence TTGTTAGAAGACGCAACTCGCGTGTGTTTAGAGCTTGGATATGATTTGATCGATATGGACATCCTGTCTCGTGAAGCTCATGTTGCCAAACGCACCATATATCAAAACTTCGGAGGTAAGGAAGAACTGTTTGGTGCAGTTGTTCGCCACTTGAGTGACACTATTCTAAGGATGTTGTTCTTAAGATCCACCGTATAG
- the iscB gene encoding RNA-guided endonuclease IscB, whose amino-acid sequence MSKVFLIDVNKRPLNPIHSAQARQLLRNGKAAVFRRFPFTIILKVTFKTDVEIEPLRLKIDPGAVISGIALVNDSTGEVVFAAEIKHRGFAIRDSLISRRQLRRSRRNRKTRYRQPRFNNRIRPKGWLAPSLQSRVDNIKTWVERLRKVAPIEAISQELVRFDMQLIRNPDIEGKEYQQGTLFGYETREYLLEKWNRQCAYCGVKDVPFQIEHIHCRAKGGSNSITNLTLSCEKCNKKKGTKDIRDFLKKDSARLEKILKQAKQPLTDAAAVNSTRFALLKTLQSTGLPVETGSGGLTKFNRTQQGLEKTHYFDAACVGQSTPEKLIVKGVKPLLITANGHGTRQMCRTDKFGFPNRHCSRTKFHFGFQTGDIVKAVVLSGKKVGEYVGRIATRSTGSFNISTKNGLVQGISHTYCQQIHKKDGYSYAF is encoded by the coding sequence ATGTCCAAAGTATTTCTAATTGATGTCAATAAAAGACCACTAAATCCAATACATTCAGCCCAAGCAAGACAACTTCTGAGAAATGGAAAAGCAGCAGTTTTTAGACGATTTCCTTTTACCATCATTTTGAAAGTCACTTTCAAAACAGATGTAGAAATTGAGCCTCTACGATTAAAAATAGACCCTGGTGCAGTTATAAGTGGAATTGCTTTAGTTAACGATTCTACGGGTGAGGTAGTATTTGCTGCTGAAATTAAACATAGAGGCTTTGCAATACGCGATTCTCTTATTTCAAGAAGACAATTAAGAAGAAGTAGAAGAAATCGCAAAACAAGATATCGCCAACCCAGATTTAATAATAGAATCCGACCAAAGGGATGGTTAGCACCAAGTCTACAAAGCCGTGTTGATAATATCAAAACTTGGGTTGAAAGATTGCGGAAAGTAGCACCGATTGAAGCGATTAGTCAAGAATTAGTACGCTTTGATATGCAATTAATCCGCAATCCTGATATTGAGGGTAAAGAATATCAGCAGGGTACACTTTTCGGCTACGAAACACGTGAGTATTTACTTGAAAAATGGAATAGGCAATGTGCTTACTGTGGTGTTAAAGATGTTCCATTTCAAATAGAACACATTCATTGTCGAGCTAAAGGAGGTAGCAACTCAATTACAAATCTGACTTTAAGCTGTGAAAAATGCAACAAGAAAAAGGGGACTAAAGATATCAGAGATTTTCTCAAAAAAGACTCTGCTAGGTTAGAGAAAATATTGAAACAAGCCAAACAACCTTTGACTGATGCAGCCGCCGTTAATTCAACTCGATTTGCATTACTTAAAACGCTACAATCTACAGGTTTACCAGTAGAAACAGGAAGCGGCGGTTTAACTAAATTCAATAGGACTCAACAAGGATTAGAAAAAACACACTATTTTGATGCAGCCTGTGTTGGTCAATCAACTCCTGAAAAATTAATCGTTAAAGGAGTTAAACCATTATTGATTACAGCAAACGGTCATGGAACAAGACAAATGTGTCGTACAGATAAATTTGGTTTTCCAAATCGTCACTGTTCGAGAACTAAATTCCACTTTGGTTTTCAGACTGGTGACATTGTTAAAGCTGTTGTACTTTCCGGTAAAAAAGTTGGCGAATATGTTGGCAGAATTGCAACGCGTTCTACTGGGAGTTTTAATATTTCTACCAAGAATGGTTTAGTTCAGGGAATCTCACACACATATTGCCAACAGATTCACAAGAAAGACGGATATTCCTATGCATTTTAA
- a CDS encoding RNA-guided endonuclease InsQ/TnpB family protein yields the protein PLPGIKSFRLHEAINFICSSQTFTVSRTADKWFVSFALDTEKIPPIIHPIEKIGVDLGVKTLASCSDGTTYAMPITTKIAKTKLGKLQWRNRNKVLGNKKLKIRASKNAREFYALVAKSHARIANIRQDVTQKMTTDLSRKAYIIRIEDLNVQGMIANSKLAGAVSDNCFYEIRRQLTYKQFFYGTKVELVDRWYPSSKMCCKCHHVQPMTLSQRIFCCESCGHTRDRDDNASVNLENAPNNKVRLA from the coding sequence TTCCTCTGCCAGGAATTAAAAGTTTTCGACTTCATGAGGCAATTAACTTTATTTGCAGTTCACAAACATTCACGGTTTCTAGAACTGCGGATAAATGGTTTGTATCCTTCGCTCTAGATACTGAAAAAATCCCACCAATTATTCACCCTATAGAGAAGATTGGTGTGGATCTAGGAGTCAAAACTTTAGCTAGTTGTTCTGATGGCACGACTTATGCCATGCCAATTACCACAAAAATAGCGAAAACCAAGCTTGGTAAATTGCAGTGGCGAAATCGTAACAAGGTACTAGGAAACAAAAAACTAAAAATTAGAGCATCTAAAAACGCTCGGGAGTTTTACGCGCTTGTAGCTAAATCCCATGCTCGAATTGCCAATATTAGGCAAGACGTGACACAAAAGATGACAACTGATTTAAGTCGTAAAGCGTATATAATTCGCATTGAAGACTTAAATGTTCAAGGCATGATTGCCAACAGTAAGTTAGCTGGTGCTGTTAGCGATAACTGTTTTTATGAGATTCGTCGTCAACTCACATATAAGCAATTTTTCTACGGAACAAAAGTCGAATTAGTTGACAGATGGTATCCCAGTTCAAAGATGTGCTGTAAATGCCATCATGTTCAACCGATGACTTTATCCCAAAGGATTTTTTGTTGTGAAAGTTGTGGGCATACACGGGACAGGGACGACAATGCGTCCGTCAATCTTGAGAATGCCCCTAACAATAAAGTAAGGTTGGCTTGA
- a CDS encoding TldD/PmbA family protein has translation MLTITPLLSNQLPSLHYSFTPERFDETWEAPLSTLLGLGRAAGADFIEFFLERVNYISCLAEEDTITSITPRLSTGAGVRVFRGKADCYVSTNDITFSGLKAALEKGLSIMGLQLPAPNSFIPEINLELLRDYATKRGKDGWLPLCSSIREMGELLLESTDQLKQKANHIQSRRSTYFRDWQEVLVAASDGTFARDIRLTQSVGLSLLCADGAHRTSIAERGGNTSDPNFLRTWDYKEAAEHISESAGKMLYADYVESGTYPIVMANHFGGVIFHEACGHLLETTQIERNTTPFADKKGEKIAHESLTAWDEGRTDNAFGTIDMDDEGMPAQRTLLIEKGVLKNFLADRAGSSRTGHPRTGSGRRQNFTFAAASRMRNTYIATGDYSLDQIFASIDKGIYCKKMGGGSVGATGQFNFGVDEAYLIENGKITKPLKGAILIGEAKEIMNKISMCSQDLSLAPGFCGSVSGSIYTTVGQPHIKVDSITVGGR, from the coding sequence ATGCTTACAATTACTCCACTTCTCTCAAATCAACTTCCCAGCCTACATTACTCCTTCACCCCAGAGCGCTTCGATGAAACCTGGGAAGCTCCTTTGTCTACCCTTTTAGGGCTTGGACGTGCGGCGGGTGCTGATTTTATTGAATTTTTCTTAGAGCGTGTTAATTATATTAGTTGCCTTGCAGAAGAGGATACTATCACCAGCATTACACCCCGCCTGTCTACAGGTGCGGGAGTCAGAGTATTTCGTGGCAAAGCAGATTGTTATGTTAGCACCAACGATATAACATTTTCCGGGTTGAAAGCAGCGTTGGAAAAAGGACTTTCTATCATGGGGTTGCAACTCCCCGCGCCCAACTCTTTTATCCCAGAAATTAATCTAGAATTGCTGAGAGACTACGCTACCAAAAGAGGTAAAGATGGTTGGCTACCTCTTTGTAGCTCAATTCGAGAAATGGGAGAACTATTGCTTGAAAGTACCGATCAACTCAAGCAAAAAGCCAACCACATACAATCGCGCCGCAGTACCTATTTCCGCGATTGGCAAGAAGTTTTAGTTGCAGCGAGCGATGGAACCTTTGCTCGTGATATTCGCCTCACTCAATCGGTAGGTCTCAGCCTTCTGTGTGCTGATGGCGCTCATCGCACTTCTATTGCAGAACGTGGCGGTAACACCAGCGACCCCAATTTCCTGAGAACTTGGGACTACAAAGAAGCAGCAGAACACATTTCAGAATCAGCAGGAAAAATGCTCTACGCTGATTATGTAGAGTCGGGAACTTACCCCATTGTGATGGCAAATCACTTTGGTGGAGTTATCTTCCACGAAGCATGCGGACACCTGCTCGAAACAACTCAAATCGAACGCAACACCACTCCTTTTGCTGACAAGAAAGGCGAAAAAATTGCCCATGAGAGCTTAACTGCTTGGGATGAAGGGCGCACTGACAATGCCTTTGGTACCATTGATATGGATGACGAAGGTATGCCAGCCCAAAGAACTCTGTTGATTGAGAAAGGAGTTTTGAAGAACTTCTTAGCCGATCGGGCTGGTTCTTCCCGTACCGGACACCCCAGAACAGGTAGCGGTCGCCGTCAAAATTTCACCTTTGCTGCAGCCAGTCGGATGCGTAACACCTATATTGCGACAGGCGATTACAGCCTCGATCAAATCTTTGCTTCCATTGACAAAGGTATTTACTGTAAAAAGATGGGTGGTGGTAGCGTTGGTGCTACAGGTCAATTTAACTTTGGTGTAGACGAAGCGTATTTGATTGAAAACGGCAAAATTACCAAGCCATTAAAGGGAGCAATTTTGATTGGTGAAGCAAAGGAAATTATGAACAAAATTTCCATGTGTTCTCAAGATTTATCCCTCGCACCAGGTTTTTGTGGTTCTGTTAGTGGCAGTATCTACACTACAGTAGGACAGCCCCACATTAAAGTTGATTCCATCACTGTAGGTGGACGGTAA
- the petJ gene encoding cytochrome c6 PetJ has product MNIKFPKLIAIFLVTFIFFMLLCLPQAIAAETANGAKIFDVHCAGCHINGSNIIRRGKNLKLKALKKNGMDSVDAIASIVTNGKNNMSAYKDRLTPEEIQEVSSYVLEQAEKGWR; this is encoded by the coding sequence ATGAATATCAAATTTCCAAAGCTTATCGCTATTTTCTTAGTGACATTTATATTTTTCATGTTATTATGCCTTCCTCAAGCAATAGCAGCAGAGACAGCTAATGGTGCTAAAATTTTTGACGTTCATTGTGCTGGATGTCATATCAACGGCAGCAATATTATCAGACGGGGAAAAAACTTAAAATTGAAAGCACTTAAGAAAAATGGGATGGATTCTGTAGATGCGATCGCATCTATCGTAACCAATGGAAAAAATAATATGTCAGCCTACAAAGATCGCTTAACACCAGAAGAAATTCAAGAAGTTTCTTCTTATGTTTTAGAGCAAGCCGAAAAAGGCTGGCGGTAA
- a CDS encoding metallophosphoesterase, with the protein MKNQIVVLSDIHIGTNAPTVWYQKELHEPYLATVLDWVIANAPSIRELILLGDVVDFWTYPSDREPPCFEDIIAANSNIFGSHGKLSQVLTALEGNVTYVRGNHDMTITQDDLDKIQNPKGYKIKLSPGDIYYPIAENKKIVCTHGHIYTMFNAPYNNANNPIAPLPLGQFITRAVASMRQKQLKPGQTVADLNDSGDPSGWDIVPGLLKILKDAIPNPIEILTGNEQQAWDTLSSLAKLILNTVANSTGIERTQPIKLALGKETTFAEAETIYENLFSEWREKNHSALLAYKAIMADANGSYMGWFAQQLAFEAEAELVVMGHTHQPISGLENSLINYVNTGFHCPSRTDIGKKHPTFILINVDDFHADIFQVFNNEGTYNIEVSYAQKAKVADGTFSAGDFSCYIIIDNQQGKFDLNLENYEATSGHYVIAPPQKISQGEQVKLWLQDNPGHSGAQGWAKYSYKDEEGILKEIQFAYNCPFTFFNSASCDNANFYTKTADSSWGTLNGVTKLGHPFFVKFVL; encoded by the coding sequence ATGAAGAATCAAATAGTTGTCCTAAGTGACATTCACATTGGTACAAATGCTCCTACTGTCTGGTATCAAAAAGAGCTTCACGAACCTTACTTAGCAACTGTTTTAGATTGGGTCATTGCAAATGCTCCATCCATTAGAGAACTGATTCTTTTAGGTGACGTAGTTGATTTTTGGACTTACCCATCAGATCGAGAACCACCTTGCTTTGAGGACATAATTGCAGCCAACAGTAATATTTTTGGTTCCCATGGAAAGTTGAGCCAGGTTTTGACTGCTCTTGAGGGAAATGTTACCTATGTGCGTGGCAATCACGACATGACCATTACCCAGGATGATTTAGATAAGATACAAAACCCCAAAGGCTACAAAATTAAATTATCACCTGGTGATATTTACTACCCTATTGCTGAAAACAAAAAAATTGTTTGCACTCACGGGCATATCTATACAATGTTCAATGCCCCTTATAACAATGCAAACAATCCAATAGCTCCACTACCCCTGGGTCAATTTATTACCCGCGCTGTTGCTTCCATGCGACAAAAGCAACTCAAGCCCGGTCAAACTGTTGCTGACTTAAACGATTCAGGAGATCCATCTGGTTGGGATATAGTACCGGGGTTATTGAAAATCTTAAAAGATGCAATTCCCAATCCAATTGAAATATTAACTGGAAACGAACAGCAAGCATGGGATACACTCTCATCTTTAGCTAAATTGATTCTTAACACTGTTGCTAATTCAACTGGTATTGAGAGAACGCAACCAATCAAATTAGCTTTGGGGAAGGAAACTACCTTTGCAGAAGCTGAGACTATTTACGAGAATTTATTTTCGGAATGGCGGGAGAAAAACCATTCTGCATTACTTGCCTATAAAGCAATTATGGCTGATGCCAACGGCAGCTATATGGGATGGTTTGCTCAACAGCTGGCTTTTGAAGCTGAAGCAGAACTGGTGGTTATGGGACACACCCATCAACCCATTTCAGGTCTGGAAAATTCTTTAATCAATTATGTAAATACGGGATTTCATTGTCCTTCACGAACTGACATTGGGAAAAAGCACCCTACCTTTATTCTCATTAACGTTGATGATTTTCATGCAGATATTTTTCAAGTATTTAACAATGAAGGCACTTACAATATTGAAGTGTCTTATGCACAAAAAGCTAAGGTGGCTGACGGTACTTTTTCCGCAGGTGATTTCTCTTGTTATATCATCATTGATAATCAACAAGGAAAGTTTGACTTAAATCTCGAGAATTACGAAGCAACTTCCGGACATTACGTTATTGCTCCTCCCCAAAAAATCAGTCAAGGAGAACAAGTAAAATTATGGTTGCAAGATAATCCGGGACATTCTGGTGCTCAAGGTTGGGCAAAATACTCTTATAAGGATGAAGAGGGCATACTCAAGGAAATTCAATTCGCCTACAACTGTCCTTTTACTTTTTTCAATAGCGCCAGTTGCGATAATGCTAACTTTTATACTAAGACTGCCGATAGCTCTTGGGGTACACTTAATGGAGTCACTAAATTAGGACATCCATTTTTCGTGAAGTTTGTCTTGTAG
- a CDS encoding helix-turn-helix domain-containing protein, with translation MKTTATHEIETIHLPILSSQSRGWENIVVEQFQHPPGEARCHYSQEHAIYLSLSSRPIRLLQVHEGQTYAGMYAKGDISITPAKTQCFARWDGEDSHLQIRIASDFIQSVATEALAMNSDRLELLSQFQARDPQIESLGMMLVCELQQENLGGRLYVESLANVLAVHLLRQYFASKPHLAIYKGGLPERQLLQVLEYINEHLNQDIKLADLAQLLGMSQFHFSHLFKRSLGIAPYQYLLQQRIERAKQLLKQTDQLIVDIALECGFNSHSHLSKQFRQLTGITPRTYRAK, from the coding sequence GTGAAGACGACCGCCACCCATGAGATAGAAACGATCCACTTACCCATCTTGTCCAGCCAATCTCGGGGTTGGGAAAATATTGTAGTCGAGCAATTCCAACACCCTCCGGGTGAAGCGAGGTGTCATTACAGCCAAGAACACGCGATTTATCTGTCTCTTTCCTCCCGTCCAATTCGCTTGCTACAAGTTCACGAAGGTCAGACTTATGCAGGGATGTACGCAAAAGGCGATATTTCCATAACACCTGCAAAGACCCAGTGTTTTGCTCGATGGGATGGAGAGGATAGCCACTTGCAGATTCGGATTGCGTCTGATTTCATCCAGAGCGTTGCAACAGAAGCTCTTGCTATGAATTCAGATCGACTGGAATTGCTGAGCCAATTTCAGGCTCGCGATCCACAAATTGAGTCACTTGGCATGATGCTGGTGTGCGAACTCCAACAGGAAAATTTAGGCGGAAGGCTTTATGTTGAATCACTGGCAAATGTTTTGGCAGTGCATTTACTCAGACAATACTTTGCGTCCAAACCTCACCTTGCAATTTATAAGGGTGGTTTACCCGAGCGTCAACTGCTGCAAGTCTTGGAGTACATCAACGAACATCTCAATCAAGACATTAAGCTCGCAGATTTGGCCCAGTTGTTAGGCATGAGCCAATTTCATTTCAGCCATTTATTCAAGCGATCGCTGGGCATAGCTCCCTACCAATACTTGCTCCAACAACGGATAGAACGGGCGAAGCAGTTGTTGAAACAAACAGACCAATTGATCGTAGACATTGCTTTAGAGTGTGGGTTCAACAGCCACAGCCATCTGAGCAAACAGTTTCGGCAATTGACAGGTATAACACCGCGAACCTACAGAGCAAAATGA
- a CDS encoding aldo/keto reductase, with translation MNLPQSSRLQFTTDLNISRLLNGMWQVSGAHGRINPTSAIQAMFQYVDAGFTTWDLADHYGPAEDFIGEFRRQLIATRGQEALANIQAFTKWVPRPTKMTKKLVEENINISLRRMAVECLDLMQFHWWEYRDKNYLDALKYMAELQTEGKIKHLALTNFDTEHLQIITEAGIKIVSNQVQFSLVDRRPEVKMIQFCQEHDIQLLTYGTVCGGFLSEKYVGVSEPRGSELATVSLRKYKNMIDGWGGWQLFQELLSVLKTIADKHSVSIPNIALRYILDKPTVAGAIVGARLGIAEHLEDNARVFSFTLDTEDCDRIDAISSKSRNLYQLIGDCGDEYRR, from the coding sequence ATGAACCTACCTCAATCAAGTCGCCTGCAATTTACCACAGATTTAAACATTTCTCGCCTCTTAAACGGGATGTGGCAAGTTTCCGGCGCACACGGGCGCATCAACCCAACATCTGCCATCCAAGCCATGTTCCAATATGTAGATGCAGGCTTTACCACCTGGGACTTAGCAGATCATTACGGTCCGGCGGAAGATTTTATTGGTGAGTTCCGCCGCCAACTGATTGCGACTCGGGGTCAAGAGGCTTTAGCTAATATTCAAGCTTTTACAAAATGGGTACCCCGTCCTACCAAAATGACAAAAAAATTGGTAGAAGAGAATATTAATATCTCTTTAAGAAGAATGGCAGTAGAATGCCTGGATTTAATGCAATTTCACTGGTGGGAATATCGAGACAAAAACTATTTAGATGCCCTCAAATATATGGCGGAACTGCAAACAGAAGGGAAAATTAAACATTTAGCCTTAACGAATTTTGATACAGAACACCTGCAAATTATTACAGAAGCAGGCATAAAAATAGTTTCCAACCAGGTACAATTTTCTCTTGTCGATCGCCGTCCTGAAGTGAAGATGATTCAGTTCTGCCAAGAGCATGACATACAACTGTTGACTTACGGTACGGTTTGCGGTGGTTTTTTATCAGAAAAATATGTGGGTGTTTCAGAACCAAGAGGGTCTGAGTTAGCTACCGTCAGCTTGCGAAAATACAAAAATATGATAGATGGTTGGGGAGGTTGGCAGTTATTCCAAGAATTACTGTCTGTTCTTAAGACCATAGCCGACAAACATAGCGTTAGTATTCCTAACATCGCACTGCGTTATATTTTAGACAAACCAACAGTAGCAGGTGCGATCGTTGGTGCAAGGCTTGGGATAGCGGAGCATCTAGAAGATAATGCCAGAGTATTCAGCTTTACATTAGATACTGAAGACTGCGATCGGATAGATGCTATCTCTAGCAAATCGAGGAACTTATATCAGTTAATCGGTGACTGTGGGGACGAATATCGCCGATAG
- a CDS encoding Hsp20/alpha crystallin family protein produces the protein MTLIRYNPWQELNAIQRLFEDTRVPFEKDFVKVPAAELTQTDDAVHLKLELPGMDAKDLDIQVTENAVSISGERKSQTKTEDKGTIRTEFHYGKIQRVIPLPIKIQNTDVKAEYKDGILNLTLPKKEEEKNKVVKVNLEQLAS, from the coding sequence ATGACACTCATTCGTTACAATCCCTGGCAAGAACTAAACGCTATCCAACGCTTGTTTGAAGATACAAGAGTTCCATTTGAGAAAGATTTTGTGAAAGTTCCGGCTGCTGAACTGACTCAAACAGATGATGCAGTTCATCTCAAATTGGAACTTCCAGGAATGGATGCTAAAGATTTAGATATCCAAGTAACAGAAAACGCTGTTTCTATTAGTGGAGAGCGCAAGTCCCAAACCAAGACTGAAGACAAAGGTACGATACGGACAGAGTTCCACTATGGTAAGATTCAGCGCGTCATTCCATTACCTATCAAAATTCAGAATACTGATGTCAAGGCAGAGTACAAAGATGGGATTTTGAATTTGACGCTGCCTAAAAAAGAGGAAGAAAAGAACAAAGTTGTCAAAGTGAACTTAGAACAGCTTGCGTCTTAA